In Planctomycetia bacterium, the following proteins share a genomic window:
- a CDS encoding transposase, translating to MLQAAIELEGRRAVCFGRIRARAAAIDKSLVPSRGAHWHKRDRLCGRVPRGVDVDATWTYSEYHGWVEGYSYEVAVSAEKNGVVWPLSASVEQAHVRERRTVPDKLGRLPHATRYVLVDSGYDANETAESVEFEASGKRTGRRFVCPLQERHNAGRGERPRRESRARRWHRKRRDERRRWMSRPFGAE from the coding sequence GTGTTGCAAGCGGCGATCGAACTCGAAGGTCGCCGCGCCGTATGTTTCGGTCGGATTCGGGCTCGCGCCGCGGCGATCGACAAGAGCCTCGTGCCGTCGCGCGGCGCGCACTGGCACAAGCGCGATCGACTCTGCGGTCGCGTGCCGCGCGGCGTCGACGTCGATGCGACTTGGACTTACTCGGAGTATCACGGCTGGGTCGAAGGCTACAGCTACGAAGTCGCCGTTTCGGCCGAGAAGAACGGCGTAGTGTGGCCGCTCTCGGCGTCGGTCGAACAAGCTCACGTGCGCGAGCGACGGACCGTGCCCGACAAGCTCGGGCGGCTTCCGCACGCGACGCGTTACGTGCTCGTCGACTCGGGCTACGATGCGAACGAGACGGCGGAATCGGTCGAGTTCGAGGCTTCCGGCAAGCGGACCGGACGACGTTTCGTCTGTCCGTTGCAGGAACGCCACAACGCCGGTCGAGGCGAACGGCCCCGCCGCGAATCACGCGCACGGCGGTGGCATCGAAAGCGGCGCGACGAGCGACGCCGTTGGATGAGCCGGCCGTTCGGGGCCGAGTAA
- a CDS encoding tetratricopeptide repeat protein, translating to MSNSQPVVVERGEPLSKSFIWPLQCRFYESLGIDAWLSGVIPSKITTNAHIARVYARMIAAHMADVGAENLTIVELGAGHGRFGFLCTLHLREMAAAGLLPAKKWTYVMTDVAERNIGYWQQHEALRPLVAEGVLDFARFEAGVDTEITLRESGRRLGVDTKTENLVLIANYFFDSLPIDAWKVEDGRLLRCSSLLTLKPEATCSDTTDAAIIEQLELDWECNPVESAGYADVEKNELVEYFRSTIGHGAFTLPVGAIDAVSMLESWSERETLLLVADKGYARESDLIGRPLPTMVQHGCFSFSFNFCALAKWFERRGGKTLLPTNRDGDLEVAAFVGGRTARATSRLDFTFAEGVGSFSPGDYHQIIRRCERTMPELRHCLSLIRLSCFEPQVFHALRRIIRAQLDEASAAERQAVRDMLVRITDNYFHLDEQDVPFAVGLVYQQLGDYADAAAHYRRSMRLFGDDSTALFNLATCLGHEGDQDEALRCVRVALELEPDYPEAVELRARLEDEVVSSAVANA from the coding sequence ATGTCGAATTCGCAGCCGGTCGTCGTCGAACGCGGTGAACCTCTCTCGAAGTCGTTTATTTGGCCCCTTCAATGTCGGTTCTACGAATCGCTCGGCATCGACGCTTGGTTGAGCGGGGTCATCCCTTCGAAGATCACGACGAACGCACACATCGCCCGCGTCTATGCCCGAATGATTGCGGCGCACATGGCCGACGTCGGAGCGGAGAACTTGACGATCGTCGAGCTCGGCGCCGGACACGGCCGTTTCGGCTTCCTCTGTACGTTGCATCTGCGCGAGATGGCCGCGGCCGGACTTTTACCGGCGAAGAAATGGACTTATGTCATGACCGATGTCGCCGAGCGCAATATCGGCTACTGGCAACAGCATGAGGCGTTGCGACCGCTGGTGGCCGAGGGAGTACTCGATTTCGCTCGCTTCGAGGCCGGAGTCGACACCGAAATCACGCTGCGCGAAAGCGGTCGGAGATTGGGCGTCGATACCAAAACCGAAAACTTGGTTCTCATCGCCAACTACTTCTTCGACTCGCTGCCGATCGACGCTTGGAAGGTGGAAGATGGTCGCTTGCTGCGCTGTTCGTCGCTCCTGACACTCAAGCCGGAAGCCACCTGCAGCGACACGACCGATGCGGCGATCATCGAACAACTGGAGCTCGATTGGGAATGCAACCCTGTCGAGAGCGCCGGCTACGCAGACGTCGAGAAGAACGAACTCGTCGAATACTTCCGCAGCACGATCGGCCACGGTGCGTTTACGCTCCCGGTCGGCGCGATCGACGCCGTGTCGATGCTTGAGTCTTGGTCGGAACGGGAAACGTTGCTTCTCGTCGCCGATAAGGGCTACGCCCGTGAGAGCGATCTCATCGGACGGCCTTTGCCGACGATGGTCCAGCATGGCTGCTTCTCTTTCAGCTTCAACTTCTGCGCGCTGGCGAAGTGGTTCGAGCGCCGCGGTGGCAAGACGTTACTGCCGACGAATCGGGACGGCGATCTCGAAGTCGCGGCGTTCGTCGGCGGTCGCACCGCGCGAGCAACGTCGCGATTGGATTTTACGTTCGCCGAAGGGGTGGGAAGCTTTAGTCCCGGCGACTATCATCAGATCATCCGCCGTTGCGAACGTACGATGCCCGAACTGCGGCATTGCCTCTCGCTGATCCGCCTAAGTTGCTTCGAACCGCAAGTGTTCCACGCCTTGCGCCGCATCATTCGAGCGCAACTCGACGAAGCGTCGGCCGCCGAGCGCCAAGCCGTGCGCGACATGCTCGTGCGAATCACCGACAACTATTTCCATCTCGACGAGCAAGACGTTCCGTTCGCCGTCGGGCTCGTCTATCAACAGCTCGGCGATTATGCCGATGCTGCGGCGCACTACCGTCGTTCGATGCGACTGTTCGGCGACGATTCGACGGCGTTGTTCAATCTTGCAACCTGCCTTGGACACGAAGGTGACCAAGACGAGGCCCTGCGTTGCGTACGAGTCGCGCTGGAGCTGGAGCCCGACTATCCCGAGGCTGTTGAGCTTCGAGCTCGGCTGGAAGATGAAGTCGTTTCCTCTGCCGTCGCGAATGCTTAG